The genomic DNA TAGTTTTATGGGCTTTGATAATAGTTAGTTGATGTTGAACTCTGGCTAATACTTCTTCTATATGAAATGGCTTAGTGATATAGTCTGCACCACCTGCTTGAAAGCCTTGTAATTTATCACTCACTTCATCGGCAGCACTGAGAAAAATGATGGGAATTTTGTTGGTTTTTGGATTTGATTTCAATTGTTGGCAAACTTCATAGCCAGTCATTTCTGGCATTCTAATATCTAACAAAATTAAACTGGGTTGGTCGGTTTTAACTGCCATTAAGGCCATTTTACCGCTAATAGCTTTACGGGTTTGATATCCCTGCTTTTCTAAAATACTAGATAGGAGACGAATATTTTCTAAGACATCATCAACTATTAAAATATTTTTTGGGAAAGTAGATGATGATAAATTCTGTTCTGCCGAGACTATATTATTCATAGATGAGCCTAAATTTTTAGAACTTGTAGTCAATAGGAAACATGAGTTATTAAATATTGCCTGGGGAGTTCAATAATCAGCAATAACCTTGAGGACTGGAACACAAAAAATCATAACAAACATTAGCAAAACATTTGCATACAATTAATATTTGTAAATCTTTGCTGTGATTAGTTGATAGCTGAATGTTTACTTATTACTTACTTGAGTGAGTATCATTAATTGGTCAAACTGATAGTGTTCAATTAATTTTGTTAATGCTGCAATTAGGGATGTTTGAGCGGTGGGAATTTCTGCAACTAATTCTATACATCTATCATCATTACCTTGAGCAGCGGCAAAATTTAATTCATTAATCCATTCACTAGGCATAATTCCTAAAACAGTGCTGTCAAGTATAAATTCTGGTTGCTCGGTTGTGGTTTGAATATTCTCATTTTCTAGATGTTTTTGATAGAGGAATTGAATCTGCAAGTGTTCAGAAAGGGTTGATAAAATTTCTTCTCGACGGAATGGTTTACTCACAAAGTCATCACAACCTGCCATTAATGTATGTTGTCGCTGTTCAGCAAAGGCACTGGCAGTCAGAGCAATAATTTTTGTTTTTTCGGGTTTTATTCCCACTGTTAATTCTTGCTCTTGGAAACGAATTTGTTGAGTAGCTGCATAGCCGTCAAGAATAGGCATTTGCATATCCATAAAGATTAAATCTGGTTTGTATTCCTGCCAGACAGCGATTGCCACTTGTCCGTTTTCGGCTTCATGTACTTCTAAACCTAAATTCTTTAAAATTTGTCTCAGTAGTAGTCGGTTAGTAGCATTATCTTCAACTATTAAAATGCGATAGTGTTGCTCTGGAGCAATACCCACCACATCATCAAAGTTTAATAATTTATCATCGGTTTTTTCTTGGGCTATACTGGTTTGGATATTAAAGCTAAAACAACTACCTTTATCTACTTGACTGCTGACAGTAATTTCCCCCCCCATTAATTCTACAAATTTCTGACTAATTCTTAAACCTAAACCTGTTCCTTCTTTAGATATTTGTCCGGCTTTTGCTTGCTGAAATGGTTGGAATAATTGACCAATTTCTGCTGATTCAATACCTAATCCTGTATCTTCTACTTCAAATTTGAGATTGATCATTGATGAAGAATTGGATTCTCCTGTTTGATGATCATTTATTTGTTTAGCTCGTAGAATAATACTTCCTTTTGCTGTAAACTTAATTGCATTACCCAGCAAATTTATTAATACCTGGCGCAGTTTATTTTCATCAGATTTAATATATTGTGGTAAATTCACATCATAGTCAAAGTTTAGTTTTAAACCTTTAGCTTTGGCTTTGAGTTGCAGCATGGCGGCTAAGGAAAAAAGTAGTTTATGTAAGTCGAATTCTGTTTCACATAGTGTTGTTCTTCCTGCTTCAATTTTAGACATTTCTAACACATCATTAATGAGGGAGAGCAGATGCTCACCGCTGTTATTAATAATTTCAATATATCTGCGATGGTCAGAACTAAAGGATTGATCTTGCTGCATTAATTGAGTAAAGCCAAGAATAGCATTCAGTGGAGTTCTTAGTTCATGGCTCATGTTAGCTAAGAATTCACTTTTGGCGCGGTTAGCTGCGTCTGCTTCGTCTTTGGCTATTTGTAATTCTTCTGCTTGTTTCTGGACTTGGGCAAATAGTTCTGCTTGTTGTACAGCTACTCCTAATTGATTACCTATTTGGGTGACAATTCCTATTTCTGCATTTTGCCACTGTCGGGGTTGGTCATTTTGATAAACTGCCAATAAACCCCACAGTTGATGTTTACAGAAAATGGGAGTAATGATATAAGCTCTAGCTTGTAACTCTTCGAGTAGATTCAAATAGCAATCGTTAAACCCAGCGGTGTATATGTCGGTAACACAGCAATAGCTATTTTTTTTATTCAATGAACCACCTTGGTTTTCCTTTAAATAGGTATCACGACTGATTACTTCTGCTGTACTCAGTTTAGTGGTTATACAGTTCTGATCATCCACAGCTACCTGGGTAAGTTGGGGATCATCTGCCCTGCCTGGGAGCATCATATTCCAATCTTCAGTCACAGACTCCGAGACTAATTTGCCACTCCAGTCTGGGTTAAAACGGTAAATGAGGACGCGATCGCAAGCTAAAGTATGGCGTAATTCATGGGTTGTCACCGTAAAAATAGATTCCAAGTCCAAGGTTTGGCGCATTCGTAAAATTATGCCGTTGATGGCTTTTTCCCTTTCTGCCATCACTCTTAAAGTTGTTTCTACGGCCACACGTTCACTAATTTCATTTTCTAGGGCATTATTGGCAGCAACTAAAGCTACTGTGCGCTCCTTGATTCTGGTTTCTAAACTATTATAAGCTTGTCGTTTTTCTTCCTCTGCCCACTTACGTTGTAATTCAGCGGCAGCACGGGCAGCAAAGATACTGAGAATGGCTTGGGTTCGCTCATTGGTAATTACAGGTTTAACATCAATAATACAAAGATTGCCAATTATTTGCTGATTTACATCCAGTAGTGGTATACCTACATAGCCTTGAGCATCAATTTCTTTTAGCAATGGGGCATTGGGAAACGATTCTTGAAGATTATTTGCATAGGAACATATCATTTTTTTTTCCAAGACTACTTGGCAAGGAGTTCCCGTTAATTCATATTCAATATTTTCTACTAAATCGGTAGTATTCCATAAAGCAATTGTACGTAATTTTTGCTGGGAATTATCGGCAAATTCAGATACTAGCACGTAGCTGGTATTTAAGGCTTCCGCGAGGTTTCGTGCTAGAGCTTTAAAAAACTCTTCGCCAGTAACAGTGGCAGTTCCTATCACAATGCTTTGTAAGGTTTCCTCCGCTCGTTTTCGCTCTGCTATTTGCTGTTGTAGTTCTTGGTTAATTTTTTCTAGCTGTTCTGGAGTTCTCAAGGCTAAAAATTTCGGTAGTAATTCCACTAATTGTAAAGCAGTATAACAAGAAACTAAAGCTGTAAGAGCGCGTTCAATCCCAGATATCCAATAGTTAGGATGCCACAATGTCCAAATATCTAAAAGATGCCCCACACCACAAAGAATTATAAATGCACCAAATAAGATAAAAACGTTAGAGAAAGGAATATCTTCGCGCTTTTTGACAAAGTAGATTAACATTGCCGGAATCGAAAAATAGGCGATCGCAATTAATAAATCACTAACTAAATGTAGTCCCACTAAGGGAGTTTGCCACAGATAACAATGTCCATGTGGTATGTAATAGTTAGATGCTAATGTATTTGTTACTAAAAGTATAGTTCCTGCCATTGTTCCCTCTTGTAAACTTTAATTTAAGCACTTATCTTTATTAAAGGTATTTGAGAATATCAACTCTAATATTACTTACTGCAAATTTTCATATTTTTAACGTGGTATCAGGAAAGTCAAAATAGTTAAAATAGCCAAAATTGCTCTTTTTTTTCTTTTTAACTTGCACATTAGCAAACCATAGAGGTTGATATGAGCAAATTTACTGACCTGACTAGCAACACCCTGTAAATATAACTAAATAAAATTGTGGCATAATCGGCCAGCAAATGCTATTGACGATAGAAATTTAAGTCAGTAACTTAACAATCTCAAAGTGAGATTATCACTGAACTATCCGCAGGTGATAAAGAAGTATTGGAATTAATCCCAAAATTACTCGATGCGATACCTTCGGTAAGCTTCGCTAACCCATTACCTATGGAGAAAGACAAAGGGAGCCAAACTGGGTAAATCAGTCCGAATAGTACGCAGACTGGTTTTTGCAACGCGGCTTTCAGGCTCTATCCCTTATGAAACAAGCTGTTTAGCCACCTTGTCACCTGTTAAGCAAAAATTCTCTAAAACCGGATAAATGCCTGAAAGTCCTGAAAATGCGTAGCTTGGTCACTTGTGATGCTATTGTTGGACAATAATTCTTTAAAAGTGACAATAATAATTTGATGTACAAATGGAGAATAGGAGACTCGAACCCCTGACCTCTGCGGTGCGATCGCAGCACTCTACCAACTGAGCTAATTCCCCTTGCGGATGCTGAAGTCAAAATAGCAATTACATCTTAACACTCAGAATCTACAATTTTCACATCTTGTTGCGAAAAAATCTCCCGCACCCGTTCTAATTCTAAATCAGTTAAATAGTCAACCGTCCAGTTCGCTTGGCGTTGTAGCATATGAAAGGGGTAGGTGTTAGCAACTCCTAAAACTTGCATCTGAGCGCGTTTTGCTGCTTGAATCCCATCAGGAGTATCTTCAATAGCTAAACATTCCTGACTTTGCAGATTTAAATCTGGATATGCTTGATTTAATTTTTCTACAGCCAACAAATAACCCTCTGGTTGGGGTTTACAGGTTCTAATATCATCACCAGCAACGATGACATGAAAAACATCATTCAGTTTAGCTCGTTGTAGAACAGTGTCTATTTCTTGATGTAGCGCGCAACTAACTAAACCTAGTTTAAGATTTTGCGATCGCATCTGAAAAATTAAATCTTCGATTCCCGAATACAAAGGTAACTTTTCTAGCTTTTCTAGTTCCTGCACATAAGCTTTAGCCTTACGGTTAAGCAACTGAACTAAATACTCTTCTGTTACCAACCTACCACGATGTTTGAGCAAGTCTTGAAAATAAGCGCGATCGCTCCTACCCAGACAAGTTTGACGTTCAAGGGGCTTTTGTGGTTGCAAATTTTCCTGTAACAGAATCTCATCTATCAATTTTAAGTGAATTGGTTCATCTTTAATAATGACACCATTGAAATCTAATAATACCGCTTTTAAACTCATGCCACTATACAAAAAACTGAATAATGTTGGCAAAGCCCTAATTATATTACCACAGCATCACTACCAACCCCGACCCCAGTAAAAGTTAATAAACTGGGTTTTTGATTTTGCCCTATTGACAGGTAAATATATTATGTAGTATATTTGTAATATAAAAGTCGTAAAATCTCAAATTATGAATTACCATGCAGACAAAAAACTAAATCTTTGGAAAAATTAATCTTTTACTTTTGACTTAATTTTATGCCTTACGAACAACTAGGAATTAACACACCATCACCTGTATTATCTTGGGCAAATCATCCCTTAGCCTCCGATGAAACCAAAATGGCAAAAAATGTTGCCTCCTTGCCATTTGTATTTAAACACGTGGCTTTAATGCCCGATGTTCACTTAGGAAAAGGAGCATTAGTCGGTTCAGTAATTGCCACCAAAGAAGCAATTATGCCCGCTGCTGTCGGGGTAGATATTGGTTGCGGTATGAGTGCCATAAAAACGCCATTTACAGGTGAACAATTAGCAGGAAAACTCAAGAAAATTCGCCAAGATATTGAAGCAGCAATTCCCACCGGATTTAATGCTAATGATAAAGTTGAAAAATCAGTCACAAATTGGCAACGCTGGAGTAATTTCCAAGACTTACATCGTGGGGTGCAAGACTTAGAAAGTAAAGCCATGAAACAAATGGGTTCTCTGGGTGGGGGTGAAAAATTGCCCCATCTTACAGTAATGTAGGATTAAAAACTCGTCCAAATCGGTGAAAGCTGAGATGCTAATACCGAGGGAAGCGGTAAAACGCCCCGTAGAGAGTAGAGGGACTTGGGCATCCTGATATATTAGTCAATTTATGAGGATGAAGGTGTACTCCGAACTATACCGAACAAGAAGGTATAGAATCAAGCAGAAATGACTTGATCAATTGCCACTTTCATTGATGATATTGTGGAATTATGGAAACCACTAATATCACACTCAATCACTCTGATTATGCCTACCTATTCGGCTTCATTCAAACTGATGGTAATTTATACAATAACACTCGTGATCGAGGTCGTTTAAGTATAGAAATTCATAAGCAAGATGAAGATATATTGTGGGCTTTCCAGAATCTGATACCGTTTAATTCTTCTATTATGGAAGTATTAAGTAGAAGTCGAAACAGTATTCAACTTAGACTGTGGAGACTGAATAAGCTTAACAGGCAATTAGTAACAAATTGAATCATTTTATCGAAGTTTGTCTCGATACAGAGAACCAAGTTTGGCTAATGTTACATTCCGGTTCAAGGAACATTGGTAATAAACTAGCCCAATGTCATATTGACACAGCTAAACAACTAGCAAAAATGGCAGGTGAGAAATTACCAGATCCAGATTTAGCTTATTTCGTAACTGGAACACCGGAATTTCAAGCCTATTGGCGAGATTTACAATGGGCGCAAAATTATGCACATTTTAACCGAGATGTAATGATGTCACGGTTTAAAAAAATCATCGAAAAACATCTGAATGGAGGTAAAACAACTAAGCCTTTATTAGAAGTAAATTGTCATCATAATTACGCCGAAAAAGAAGTACATTTTGGCGAAGAAGTGTATGTCACTCGTAAAGGTGCAGTCAGAGCTAAACAAGAAGATTATGGGATTATTCCTGGTTCAATGGGAGCAAAATCTTTCATTGTTAAAGGTAAAGGAAACGCTCATAGTTTCTGTTCTTGTTCCCACGGTGCTGGGCGGTTAATGTCCAGAGCAAAAGCTAAAAGATCATATACTCTAGATGATTTAATTGCCCAAACAGAAGGGGTAGAATGTCGTAAGGATACAGGAGTTTTAGATGAAATTCCCGGTGCTTATAAACCCATTGAACAGGTAATGGAAAACCAAGCAGACTTAGTAGAAGTAGTTGCAACCCTCAAACAAGTTCTCTGTGTTAAAGGTTGAATTTACCTGATTTGTAGAATAAATTAGTAGGGTTTTAGCAATGCTAAACCCTCTTTTTATGAGTGTTATAGTGTCGCTTTCTTACCACTATTATGATATAAATACTATTTACTATCAACATAAATTTCCCACATCTGCCGATAGGCTTTTTCCATTTCCCTAGTAAACTTTTCACCATTCCATAAAGGTGCATTCTTTTTCCCTTGTTTTAATTTCCAAGACACTTCTTTTCTTAAATTTTCATCTTTACCTAACTTGACTCCCCATTCCACATATTCCTCATCACTCCAAGCTATACCTTCTGTAATACCTGCATTCATCATCATTCCATAACTATTACGGGCTGCAAA from Okeanomitos corallinicola TIOX110 includes the following:
- a CDS encoding GAF domain-containing protein, with protein sequence MAGTILLVTNTLASNYYIPHGHCYLWQTPLVGLHLVSDLLIAIAYFSIPAMLIYFVKKREDIPFSNVFILFGAFIILCGVGHLLDIWTLWHPNYWISGIERALTALVSCYTALQLVELLPKFLALRTPEQLEKINQELQQQIAERKRAEETLQSIVIGTATVTGEEFFKALARNLAEALNTSYVLVSEFADNSQQKLRTIALWNTTDLVENIEYELTGTPCQVVLEKKMICSYANNLQESFPNAPLLKEIDAQGYVGIPLLDVNQQIIGNLCIIDVKPVITNERTQAILSIFAARAAAELQRKWAEEEKRQAYNSLETRIKERTVALVAANNALENEISERVAVETTLRVMAEREKAINGIILRMRQTLDLESIFTVTTHELRHTLACDRVLIYRFNPDWSGKLVSESVTEDWNMMLPGRADDPQLTQVAVDDQNCITTKLSTAEVISRDTYLKENQGGSLNKKNSYCCVTDIYTAGFNDCYLNLLEELQARAYIITPIFCKHQLWGLLAVYQNDQPRQWQNAEIGIVTQIGNQLGVAVQQAELFAQVQKQAEELQIAKDEADAANRAKSEFLANMSHELRTPLNAILGFTQLMQQDQSFSSDHRRYIEIINNSGEHLLSLINDVLEMSKIEAGRTTLCETEFDLHKLLFSLAAMLQLKAKAKGLKLNFDYDVNLPQYIKSDENKLRQVLINLLGNAIKFTAKGSIILRAKQINDHQTGESNSSSMINLKFEVEDTGLGIESAEIGQLFQPFQQAKAGQISKEGTGLGLRISQKFVELMGGEITVSSQVDKGSCFSFNIQTSIAQEKTDDKLLNFDDVVGIAPEQHYRILIVEDNATNRLLLRQILKNLGLEVHEAENGQVAIAVWQEYKPDLIFMDMQMPILDGYAATQQIRFQEQELTVGIKPEKTKIIALTASAFAEQRQHTLMAGCDDFVSKPFRREEILSTLSEHLQIQFLYQKHLENENIQTTTEQPEFILDSTVLGIMPSEWINELNFAAAQGNDDRCIELVAEIPTAQTSLIAALTKLIEHYQFDQLMILTQVSNK
- a CDS encoding HAD family phosphatase; the encoded protein is MSLKAVLLDFNGVIIKDEPIHLKLIDEILLQENLQPQKPLERQTCLGRSDRAYFQDLLKHRGRLVTEEYLVQLLNRKAKAYVQELEKLEKLPLYSGIEDLIFQMRSQNLKLGLVSCALHQEIDTVLQRAKLNDVFHVIVAGDDIRTCKPQPEGYLLAVEKLNQAYPDLNLQSQECLAIEDTPDGIQAAKRAQMQVLGVANTYPFHMLQRQANWTVDYLTDLELERVREIFSQQDVKIVDSEC